The sequence below is a genomic window from Sorangiineae bacterium MSr12523.
GCTGGTGGAAATGGCGAATCCTCTGGTGGCATTGGCGCCGCGCCGTCGCCTGCTCGCGCTCGTTGGCGTTCTCGTCATCGGCATTCTCCTGGTGCGTCCGGTGGGGGCTCATCTTCGTGCCACGGGGCTTCTTCTGCGGTTTGCCGCTGCAGATCCCGCGACGGCGCCATGGCTCGCGCGTGCCTCTGCCCATGCTGTCGACGAGGAGAGCTCCACGCTCGAGACGGCGACGGGGCCCACGCGTGCGCGATTGTACGTGCCGCACGGGGTGGGGGATCCTCCGGCGGTGGTCATCGTGCCTGGGGTGCATCGCCTCGGGGTCGACGAGCCGCGGCTTCAGCGCTTCGCGCGATCCATCGCATCGTCGGGCGTCGCCGTCTACACGCCCGAGGTCAAGGCGCTCACAGAGTACCGCATCGAGCCCGCGAGCATTGGCACCATCGGCGAGGCCGCGAAGGCCCTCGCCCAGCGCCGGCACAAAGCGAAGGTCGGCATCATGGGGATGAGCTTTGCCGGCGGGCTCGCGTTGCTCGCGGCGGCGGATCCACGCTACGCGCCGTCCATCGCCTTCGTGGTGGCCGTGGGCGCGCACGACGATCTATCGCGCGTGGCGCGCTTCTTTGCGACGAACGAGATCCCCGCGCCCGACGGGCACCCCGTGCACATGAAGGCGCACGACTACGGCACCGCGGTGCTGCTCTGCGATCACGCCGAGGAGTTCTTCTCCGCAGAGGACGCGCCGGGTGCCCGCAATGCGCTCCGGCATTGGCTCTGGGGCGAGGAGGGCGAGGCCCGCGCGCTCGCCGCGAAGCTCGACGAGGCGTCGCGGAAAAAATTGGAGCTGCTGTTCGAGCGAAAAGGCTCGGAGCTCGCGCCCGACATCTTGCGCGTCGTCGATGGGCAGCAAGCCGCGATGCGCGACGTCTCACCGCGCGGGCATCTCGCGGGTCTGCGTGTCCCGATTTTTCTCCTTCATGGGGCCGGTGATTCGGTCATTCCGCCGAGTGAGACGTCGTGGCTCGCGACCGAGGTCCCATCGGGCTACTTGAAGAACACCTTGATCAGCCCGGCGGTGCAGCACGTCGAGCTGCAGGGCGAACCAAGTGTGTCCGACCGGTGGGCTCTGGTGCACTTCATGGCGCAAATCCTGGAAGAAGCCGAGGACGAGCGGACTTCGTTCTGAGGTACGCTCGGTCCATGTTTCCCGTCCCCGCTGAATTGCAGTCGCATCTCGAAGCGATGCGCTCCATCGTCGATACGGAGTTGATCCCGTTGGAGCAGCGGCTCGCGAACGAGAAGCGATTTGCCGCCATCGAGCCCGCGCTGGCGAAGGTTCGTCAGAAGGTGAAAGAAAAGGGTCTCTGGGGTCCGCAGATCCCCAAGACGCTGGGAGGAATGGGCCTCGGACTGACGGAGCACGCGCGCGTGAGTGAAGAGCTCGGGCGCTCACCGCTCGGGCACTACGTCTTCAATTGCCAGCCACCCGACGCGGGCAACATCGAAATTCTCCACGCCTTCGGCACGGACGAGCAGAAAAAGACGTACCTCGAGCCGCTCGCGCGCGGTGACATTCGCAGCTGTTTCGCCATGACGGAGCCCGAGCACGCGGGCTCGAACCCCACGTGGCTCTCCACGACGGCGAGGAAGGACGGCAACGACTACGTCATCCACGGACACAAGCGGTTCACTTCGTCGGCGGACGGTGCGGCCTTCGCGATCGTCATGGCCGTGACCAATCCGGAGGCCGCGCCGCATGCCCGTGCGAGCCAGATCATCGTGCCCACGAGCACGCCGGGGTTTCGCTTGGTGCGCAACATCTCGGTGATGGGGGAGTCGGGCGATGGCTACATGAGCCACGGCGAAGTCGTCTTCGAAGGTTGCCGCGTGCCGCAGACGAACTTGCTCGGTCTCGAGGGCGCGGGCTTCGGCATCGCGCAGGAGCGGCTCGGCCCCGGACGCATCCACCACTGTATGCGCTGGATCGGCATCTGCGAGCGCTCGTTCGAGTTGATGTGCC
It includes:
- a CDS encoding acyl-CoA dehydrogenase family protein, whose product is MFPVPAELQSHLEAMRSIVDTELIPLEQRLANEKRFAAIEPALAKVRQKVKEKGLWGPQIPKTLGGMGLGLTEHARVSEELGRSPLGHYVFNCQPPDAGNIEILHAFGTDEQKKTYLEPLARGDIRSCFAMTEPEHAGSNPTWLSTTARKDGNDYVIHGHKRFTSSADGAAFAIVMAVTNPEAAPHARASQIIVPTSTPGFRLVRNISVMGESGDGYMSHGEVVFEGCRVPQTNLLGLEGAGFGIAQERLGPGRIHHCMRWIGICERSFELMCQRAASRNVAPGKPLGTKQIVQAWIAESRAEIQAARLMVLHAAWKMEREGAYAAREDVSLIKFFVAGVLERVIDRAIQVHGALGMTDDTVLAFFYRHERAARIYDGADEVHKVVVAKRILKGYGLEVSS